The proteins below come from a single Candidatus Binataceae bacterium genomic window:
- the moaD gene encoding molybdopterin converting factor subunit 1, with product MNRITIKLFATLRERAGAAELSREFPDGATVAQMWQRLAEEFPGLKGHRDSVGFAVNQEYVPDDYRPRPGDEVAFIPPVSGGAVPVRDPEWVGPIAIGRAPIDVAALERAVADPHAGAVVTFAGTTRADNAGRNVIRLEYEAYEPMALSEMRRLAREAGERWQIVRIAISHRIGPVDIGETSVAIAVSAAHRAEAFEACRFAIDRLKEVVPIWKKEYFEGGEVWIGCQTSHPPAPGHAHSH from the coding sequence ATGAACCGGATCACGATAAAATTGTTCGCGACGCTCCGCGAGCGCGCAGGCGCCGCCGAGCTAAGCCGCGAGTTTCCCGATGGCGCAACCGTCGCGCAGATGTGGCAGCGCCTCGCCGAGGAATTCCCGGGTCTTAAGGGTCATCGCGACTCCGTCGGCTTCGCCGTCAATCAGGAATACGTGCCCGACGACTATCGGCCGCGCCCCGGCGATGAAGTCGCGTTTATCCCCCCGGTGAGCGGCGGCGCCGTTCCGGTTCGCGATCCTGAATGGGTCGGGCCAATCGCGATCGGCCGCGCGCCCATAGACGTCGCCGCGCTGGAGCGCGCCGTGGCCGACCCTCATGCCGGCGCTGTCGTAACCTTTGCCGGGACCACGCGTGCCGACAACGCCGGACGCAACGTGATCCGGCTCGAGTACGAGGCCTACGAGCCGATGGCGCTCAGCGAGATGCGCCGGCTCGCGCGCGAGGCGGGCGAGCGATGGCAAATCGTGCGGATCGCGATAAGCCATCGCATCGGCCCGGTCGATATCGGCGAAACGTCGGTCGCAATCGCGGTCTCGGCGGCGCATCGCGCGGAGGCCTTCGAGGCCTGCCGCTTCGCGATCGACCGGCTCAAAGAGGTCGTGCCGATCTGGAAGAAGGAATACTTCGAAGGCGGCGAAGTATGGATCGGCTGCCAGACCTCTCATCCGCCGGCCCCCGGCCACGCGCATTCGCATTAA